AACCAACAGAGGAGgatttctgtctgtgcaggcGAAACGGAGCTTTAGGATTGGACACGACAGCACTGACCTCATTCAACAGCTGGAATTcatgaaaaagacaaatcctGTCAGTTATGTTTAGATGACAAACTTTAGAAAACAAGGACTGAAGGACATTTGAAAGAGAACAGGAACTATTGAGATACCAGGTGGAACAACATGCTTACATTATGATAGTGGGCACACAGAGTGGCTTCCCTAGCGTGGTCAGGTATGTTCTCGCTGATCTCAGTCGTGATGTCTTCTTTAGGCAACCTGCAAAGATGGTTGGTACTGTACATGAGTGTTCCTGCTAATTAGATCAATACCAGGACAGTAAAACTCTGAAGTTTGGGTACCACTACAGAGAGCACTCACTATCGTTCCTACCTCGTGTTATTATGTTTGTTCAACGCTTCCAAACGGCggagtttgtgtttgtagaaCTTCACTTCTTTGAGTGTAGGCCTGATCATTGGAACAGAGTCAGTATGAGTACCGAGATGACAACGTGTGCGTTTGTTTCATGCTGCATGAACACGCACCTCGTCTCCAGCTCTTGCTTCAGCTGCTCGACCTCGCCCTTCAGTTCTTCTATCTGATGCTTGCTTTCCTTCTGCTGGTCCTGGTACGCCTTGGAAGAGATGCAAGAGTTAAAGCTGCTGCTTTGGAGGCAATGTGAAAATGTTCCAGTGTGTCAGGGTACCCTGAGAATGGTTTTGAAAGATGGAGTAACATTGCTGGATGTCTTCTTGATTCTTGTCTGATGGTTCATCTGAGATCCTTTTGGTTCTCCTTTGACAGATCTGGGATGAAAATTAACAGCTTAGTACAAGGAGGCCACAGTACTAATATTTAATACCTATATTTAAAGCTACACTGTATAacttttttctcataaatttTAAATCTTGTTGATGCTACTtttgtgaaactggatcatattttctggTTTAACCTCTCTGTTATTTacgagtttcctgatggaccgtgaagtaaactgctgccaaatgtagctgctgttagctaatgttagctcaggttgttagccgctgttagctcagttagctgtgCTGCAGGTAGCGGGCAACAGAGCCGGAATCTGCCGAGAGCGCAACATAAACTGGGCACAGCAGCTTCTCctacataatggcagaggagaagagacggAAGAGGACGAGAGTGTACAAAGcttacagctgtccatattcaccacagtgggattacactctgaaactggagcaGTCAAATGCTGCTTTAATGTAACATTCCAAACTTTGGGGTGATTTGCAGAATATATTTGGAGATCCAATGGGAAGATGCTGTATCTTTTTATGTGACACAGTAGTCCCAAATGCTTTTTCTGCTTAAGTGAGAAGGAGTTGtgagtagggatgtaacgatacactcaactcacaacccgattcgagtcacgattttttgttcacgatacgattttttatatttattatatttattatctttttatttgtggaaaaaaaatctgtctttacacaaaaaaaaaatctttctttacagaaactctcaaacagtttgtgttctattataaaaagtgcaacttacatcttaaacaacaaaacacatgacaaatatctgctttctttagaaacagtaaactgctgttaactggtgtgatgtacAGTTTTCGCTCATGAGggggcgtaaccagggctctaaattaacttttttgatcaccagccaatgtaGCGggtaagttttgtacataacaataaaataaaaacattaaaacttgcgagcagcacgcgtcaatttccacagagcacctcgagcgggcgaaagccagacacagaaaaagcaaagagaatccggtggattttcaaaataaaattaactaactacgtagcatatttacacatgtagaagcatgttaAGAAGGGAAACACTGGGAAAATGttcaaatctgagcaagtaaacaaagtctggcgggctaagcgctcgctcctgaaacactcccggtggggtttgaagtcgcgtgcaggacggacgCCACGGAAGCCTGTTTGACAAGTGAGAGCATGtgctgtgcgggttcccattcaccaagaatcgcgattcattttttctgtcaaccgatgcgagtcgtcacgcatttgtaccgatttttaatcgtgtcacaaTGCATTGTTACATCCCTAATGGTGAGTATTTGTTAGTACCTGGAGTTGGGTGGCGGGCAGTGTGTGTACCCtcctatatatatatggtgACTATTTGTTATCCGGGattctttcagtttttgtacTCTGCCTGCTCGTCTGCGTTTTGTAGTGTAGCTAAGATCTGTTGCTGTTTGACGTTTACTCACAATGCATTGTTACATCCCTAGTTGTGAGAAGTTCTGTTGATTTATCTcagactgttttattttttttagaactcTGACAAGGTAAAACTTTTGGGCAGAAAATATGATCTTGTGACCCCTTCGATTTCTCTCTCAACTCCACCTCCCACAGTCGGACAGGATTCTTCAtggtgtgtagtgtgtgttttttggtaaTAAACAAGACAACATAATGGACACGTTTGACGCATTTTGGGATGGGTGTTGTTACCTGAGCTGATCCAACAGCTGAGTCATCTTAGTCTCATAGAAGTCGATCACATCCAACAGCctgcagacaaaagaagaaggagaggtgCAATAAGCTCATCGCAGAGCACAGAGAAGTTGATCAGTGAACcttaaaatttgattttttttttttggtcaaacaaATCACTGGAATTGATCTTGAAACACGCCGGTTATATTTCCAATTCTAAATGAGATTTTCAGTCATGTTcttactgctgctgtgtgggtgAGTCCTGCTGGCTCACTTTGCTGCAGACGTGCTGGAAGGTCTGACTCTGTCGAGCCAATCGTCGCTCTTCTTCTTTGATGGTGAAATAAAGTTTCCTCTGAAGCTgagctgcttcctctctctgtttggaCAGCTTCTGCTCCAGAACCTGACACACTTTCTACAGAAGAACACATACATAATAATCAAATTTATATATGATTGGATCATTAATAATTGATGCCTGTAGTGGCTTGTTGTGAAGTCTCTTGATATACAGTACCTgtgcttcttgtttttcctgctgcagtTGTTGCGTGTGGCTGTGCTGTTGGACAGCCTTGCCGAGGTAGCGGTCTTCCAGGTCCTGGACTCTGGTCTTTACCACGTCCAGCAGCCCCTCCAGCTCTGTGACCCTCTGAGAGTGCTGAGCCGCTCGACTCATGTGCTCATGAGCCTCCTCTctaaaagacacacagagaaaacacagcaggttTAGAACTTTTAGGAGAGGCTGTGGAGAAATATGACTTCAGGCTGAGACATACCAGCACTGAGCTGCAGGAGTCAGGAGGTGTATCGCATTTGATGCAGATCAGATTAGATGACGGAGGCCAGGTGGTcgacacacactgcacatacaTTATTGAGGAGATACGGACGCCCACAGTAATACACACTGCAGGCATGTATACACTGTGAAAGACCCTCAGCTGCTTTACTTCACTCAGCATTGTTCCACATTCCAGGAGGACGACATGATCACTGTACTCTCAGACAGACAGCTTGTCACGTCTTGTCTTTTACAGGCTGCCCAGCTAAATTGTTTAACCAGCTTCAAAATTTCTGTCTTGGTGTGGCACATAGCACGTCTAACTACAAGTCAGATAGAGGTACAAACCTTAGAAAGAGCTGACACGACTGTTCTGCCATTCACAGCAAATGTTGCTGATTTGAGCAAATGACTAATGTGACTAATTAAACATGCGAGGAACATGTCCAGGAGGCCGGTTTATAgtagattttctgtttttaacttaCTTGAGTTGGTTGTTAGTCTTGATGAGCTCCTGGATGAGGGCCTGTCTTCTGTCTGAGTCCGTGAGCATCGTCTTCAGAGTCGTCCTGATCTCGCCGGCTGACTTC
The Larimichthys crocea isolate SSNF chromosome VIII, L_crocea_2.0, whole genome shotgun sequence genome window above contains:
- the cep70 gene encoding centrosomal protein of 70 kDa isoform X2; translated protein: MGQQEQVEWDDVNKLLQHHGFKPVFFADPVENKNLSDLVLLDKKSAGEIRTTLKTMLTDSDRRQALIQELIKTNNQLKEEAHEHMSRAAQHSQRVTELEGLLDVVKTRVQDLEDRYLGKAVQQHSHTQQLQQEKQEAQKVCQVLEQKLSKQREEAAQLQRKLYFTIKEEERRLARQSQTFQHVCSKVSQQDSPTQQQLLDVIDFYETKMTQLLDQLRSVKGEPKGSQMNHQTRIKKTSSNVTPSFKTILRAYQDQQKESKHQIEELKGEVEQLKQELETRPTLKEVKFYKHKLRRLEALNKHNNTRLPKEDITTEISENIPDHAREATLCAHYHNLLNEVSAVVSNPKAPFRLHRQKSSSVGLSEFQTLLPTLEVWAQQFHLLKDLQKGLNKLTARLMPWQPSDGVHNAAEAVKVEDMMLLVDTLLENTSTDNEKALRSPTRYTLGSMVSHFQTLFDVTSLAGVYPRMNEVYTRLGEMTNTMRNLREVLDLDRRVPPAEVVNQVAKLVSSSEHNAGFHNLLGDADIDSIIIKVKQHDEFFPAFHALITDILQTLGVSHLNDILPALESLKRAAQ
- the cep70 gene encoding centrosomal protein of 70 kDa isoform X1 produces the protein MDSRTGELRNKTYVYLWTNRQFQQEQVEWDDVNKLLQHHGFKPVFFADPVENKNLSDLVLLDKKSAGEIRTTLKTMLTDSDRRQALIQELIKTNNQLKEEAHEHMSRAAQHSQRVTELEGLLDVVKTRVQDLEDRYLGKAVQQHSHTQQLQQEKQEAQKVCQVLEQKLSKQREEAAQLQRKLYFTIKEEERRLARQSQTFQHVCSKVSQQDSPTQQQLLDVIDFYETKMTQLLDQLRSVKGEPKGSQMNHQTRIKKTSSNVTPSFKTILRAYQDQQKESKHQIEELKGEVEQLKQELETRPTLKEVKFYKHKLRRLEALNKHNNTRLPKEDITTEISENIPDHAREATLCAHYHNLLNEVSAVVSNPKAPFRLHRQKSSSVGLSEFQTLLPTLEVWAQQFHLLKDLQKGLNKLTARLMPWQPSDGVHNAAEAVKVEDMMLLVDTLLENTSTDNEKALRSPTRYTLGSMVSHFQTLFDVTSLAGVYPRMNEVYTRLGEMTNTMRNLREVLDLDRRVPPAEVVNQVAKLVSSSEHNAGFHNLLGDADIDSIIIKVKQHDEFFPAFHALITDILQTLGVSHLNDILPALESLKRAAQ